From Amycolatopsis sp. cg9, one genomic window encodes:
- a CDS encoding MFS transporter has product MSESTLAVAPPGDARAAENPHHSRRWLILVMIGIAQLMVVLDATVVNIALPSAQVDLGFSNDARQWVVTAYALAFGSLLLLGGRLADLFGRKNAFLVGLAGFAAVSALGGAAANIEMLLIARAAQGVFGALLAPAALSLLTTTFTDPKERGRAFGVFGAIGGGGAAIGLLLGGVLTEYLDWRWCMFVNIIFAVVAFVGGSFLLRRQEAGGPRPKLDLPGTITASAGLFALVYGFANAESDSWSAVSVWGFLAAGVVLLGVFVWLQQRVSHPLLPLRVLLDRNRGGSYLAMFLLAIGMFAIFLFLTFYVQQNLKFTPIESGVGFLPMVATLMLSATTATAVLLPRFGPRPLVPTGMAIAAVGLFWLSGIGLDSTYTSGVLGPLLVMGFGIGLAMAPSMSVATFGVEAHDAGVASAAVNTMQQVGGSIGTALLSTLAGNAATAYLAGKVPTPQLAAEASIESYTTAFTWAAVIFAVGAVLSGLLLRPGVPKGEAAPGAVHM; this is encoded by the coding sequence ATGTCCGAATCCACTCTCGCCGTCGCGCCGCCGGGGGACGCGCGCGCCGCCGAGAACCCCCACCACAGCCGGCGGTGGCTGATCCTGGTGATGATCGGCATCGCGCAGCTGATGGTCGTGCTGGACGCGACCGTCGTGAACATCGCGCTGCCGTCGGCCCAGGTCGACCTGGGGTTCTCGAACGACGCGCGCCAGTGGGTCGTCACCGCGTACGCGCTCGCGTTCGGCAGCCTGCTGCTGCTCGGCGGACGGCTCGCCGACCTCTTCGGCCGCAAGAACGCGTTCCTGGTCGGCCTCGCCGGCTTCGCCGCGGTGTCCGCGCTCGGGGGCGCGGCCGCCAACATCGAGATGCTGCTGATCGCGCGCGCCGCGCAGGGTGTGTTCGGCGCGCTGCTCGCGCCCGCCGCGCTTTCGCTGCTGACCACGACGTTCACCGACCCGAAGGAGCGCGGCCGCGCGTTCGGCGTCTTCGGCGCCATCGGCGGTGGCGGTGCGGCGATCGGCCTGCTGCTCGGCGGCGTGCTGACCGAGTACCTCGACTGGCGCTGGTGCATGTTCGTCAACATCATCTTCGCCGTCGTGGCCTTCGTGGGCGGCTCGTTCCTGCTGCGCCGCCAGGAGGCCGGCGGCCCGCGCCCGAAGCTCGACCTGCCCGGCACGATCACCGCGTCGGCCGGTCTGTTCGCCCTGGTCTACGGCTTCGCGAACGCCGAGTCGGACTCGTGGTCCGCCGTGTCGGTGTGGGGCTTCCTCGCCGCCGGCGTCGTGCTGCTGGGCGTGTTCGTGTGGCTGCAGCAGCGCGTTTCGCACCCGCTGCTCCCGCTGCGCGTGCTGCTCGACCGCAACCGCGGCGGCTCGTACCTGGCGATGTTCCTGCTCGCCATCGGCATGTTCGCGATCTTCCTGTTCCTGACGTTCTACGTGCAGCAGAACCTGAAGTTCACGCCGATCGAGAGCGGCGTCGGCTTCCTGCCGATGGTCGCGACGCTGATGCTGTCCGCGACGACGGCGACCGCCGTGCTGCTGCCGCGCTTCGGCCCGCGCCCGCTCGTCCCGACCGGCATGGCGATCGCCGCCGTCGGCCTGTTCTGGCTGAGCGGCATCGGCCTCGACAGCACCTACACCTCCGGCGTGCTCGGCCCGCTCCTGGTGATGGGCTTCGGCATCGGCCTGGCGATGGCGCCGTCGATGAGCGTCGCGACCTTCGGGGTCGAGGCGCACGACGCGGGCGTCGCGTCGGCCGCGGTCAACACGATGCAGCAGGTCGGCGGTTCGATCGGCACGGCGCTGCTCTCGACGCTGGCCGGCAACGCGGCGACGGCGTACCTCGCGGGCAAGGTCCCGACCCCGCAGCTGGCGGCCGAGGCGTCGATCGAGAGCTACACGACGGCGTTCACCTGGGCGGCCGTGATCTTCGCGGTCGGCGCGGTGCTCAGCGGCCTGCTGCTGCGCCCGGGCGTCCCGAAGGGCGAAGCCGCTCCCGGCGCCGTCCACATGTAG
- the corA gene encoding magnesium/cobalt transporter CorA, whose product MPAIPSLGGLRGRGNKGAVPVRPVPVPLSAYVVDCAVYVAGERLPGRWTHIEAIKEVRKRHEGFVWIGLHEPDSQQIQGIAETFGLHELAVEDALEAHQRPKLERYDDTLFLVVKTVRYVEHESPTTANEIVETGELMVFLGRDFVITVRHGNHSGLARLRRELDEDPERLQLGPAAVVHAIADHVVDHYLDVTGRIENDIDVMEAQVFAPRSQVSAEQIYLMKREVLELRRAVMPLATPIQRLAEGYTRLVPDEVRSYFRDVADHLTTVSERVAAFDELLSTLVDATVAKISLQQNTDMRKITSWAAIITVPTMIAGIYGMNFDYLPELHWKFGYPLVITVILGICLLLYRIFRKNGWL is encoded by the coding sequence ATGCCTGCCATTCCCTCGCTCGGCGGCCTTCGCGGCCGCGGCAACAAGGGCGCCGTCCCCGTCCGGCCCGTCCCGGTACCGCTGTCCGCCTACGTCGTCGACTGCGCGGTGTACGTCGCGGGCGAGCGCCTGCCCGGCCGCTGGACGCACATCGAGGCGATCAAGGAGGTCCGCAAGCGCCACGAAGGCTTTGTCTGGATCGGGCTGCACGAGCCGGACTCGCAGCAGATCCAGGGCATCGCCGAGACCTTCGGGCTGCACGAGCTGGCGGTCGAGGACGCGCTCGAAGCGCACCAGCGGCCGAAGCTGGAGCGCTACGACGACACGCTGTTCCTCGTCGTGAAAACCGTCCGGTACGTCGAACACGAGTCACCCACAACGGCGAACGAGATCGTCGAGACCGGCGAGCTCATGGTCTTCCTCGGCCGCGACTTCGTCATCACCGTGCGGCACGGGAACCACTCGGGGCTGGCGCGGCTGCGCCGGGAGCTGGACGAGGACCCCGAGCGCCTGCAGCTGGGCCCGGCCGCGGTCGTGCACGCCATCGCCGACCACGTCGTCGACCACTACCTCGACGTCACGGGCCGGATCGAGAACGACATCGACGTCATGGAGGCGCAGGTCTTCGCGCCCCGGTCGCAGGTCAGCGCCGAGCAGATCTACCTGATGAAGCGGGAGGTCCTCGAGCTGCGCCGGGCGGTGATGCCGCTGGCGACGCCGATCCAGCGCCTGGCCGAGGGCTACACCCGGCTGGTGCCGGACGAGGTCCGCTCCTACTTCCGCGACGTCGCCGACCACCTCACGACGGTGTCCGAACGGGTGGCGGCGTTCGACGAACTGCTGTCCACTCTGGTCGACGCGACGGTCGCGAAGATTTCGCTGCAGCAGAACACCGATATGCGCAAGATCACGTCGTGGGCGGCGATCATCACCGTGCCGACGATGATCGCCGGCATCTACGGGATGAACTTCGACTACCTGCCCGAGCTGCACTGGAAGTTCGGGTACCCGCTGGTGATCACCGTGATCCTCGGCATCTGCCTGTTGCTGTACCGAATATTCCGGAAGAACGGCTGGCTCTAG
- a CDS encoding metallophosphoesterase, whose translation MPKALVVSDEVDERLWTDAVRAVSVDLVIGAGDLPYDYLAFLAGALDVPCVFVPGNHDPDLSGYTRYGGLSMKDGFPTVWPGPAGGVNADGRVVDVAGIRFAGLGGSIRYNDGPNQWTQRQQARRARGLVRRAKWRRRRDGRDVDVLLTHSPPLDLGDRADPPHRGFACLHRTIDALRPKWLLHGHIHPHGEPVPDRVVGDTRIRNVVGHRIMEFS comes from the coding sequence GTGCCGAAAGCGCTGGTCGTCTCCGACGAGGTCGACGAGCGGCTGTGGACCGACGCGGTCCGCGCCGTCTCCGTCGACCTGGTCATCGGTGCCGGCGACCTCCCCTACGACTACCTGGCGTTCCTGGCCGGCGCGCTCGACGTGCCGTGCGTGTTCGTGCCGGGCAACCACGACCCGGACCTGAGCGGCTACACGCGCTACGGCGGGCTGTCCATGAAGGACGGTTTCCCGACGGTCTGGCCGGGCCCGGCGGGCGGCGTCAACGCCGACGGCCGGGTCGTCGACGTCGCCGGGATCCGGTTCGCCGGGCTGGGCGGCTCGATCCGCTACAACGACGGGCCGAACCAGTGGACGCAGCGCCAGCAGGCGCGGCGGGCACGCGGTCTGGTGCGGCGCGCGAAGTGGCGGCGCCGTCGCGACGGCCGTGACGTCGACGTCCTGCTGACGCACTCGCCGCCGCTCGACCTCGGCGACCGGGCGGATCCGCCGCACCGCGGGTTCGCGTGCCTGCACCGGACGATCGACGCGCTGCGGCCGAAGTGGCTGCTGCACGGCCACATCCACCCCCACGGCGAGCCGGTGCCGGACCGGGTCGTCGGCGACACCCGGATCCGCAACGTGGTGGGCCACCGGATCATGGAGTTCTCATGA
- a CDS encoding MaoC family dehydratase, with product MQFGRYYEEFEVGAVYKHWPGKTVTEYDDHLFCLITMNHHPLHLDAHYAEETTDFGKNVVVGNYVYSLLLGMSVPDVSGKAIANLEVESLKHVKPTFHGDTIYGETEVLDKTPSKSKDDRGVVYVETRGYKQDGLIVCTFRRKVMVPKRSYGETRGGEQPGRPVPHE from the coding sequence GTGCAGTTCGGTCGGTACTACGAGGAGTTCGAGGTCGGTGCGGTCTACAAGCACTGGCCGGGCAAAACGGTCACCGAATACGACGACCACCTGTTCTGCCTGATCACGATGAACCACCACCCGCTGCACCTGGACGCGCACTACGCCGAAGAGACGACCGACTTCGGCAAGAACGTCGTGGTGGGGAACTACGTCTACTCGCTGCTGCTGGGCATGTCCGTGCCCGACGTCTCCGGCAAGGCCATCGCGAACCTCGAGGTCGAATCGCTCAAGCACGTCAAGCCGACGTTCCACGGCGACACCATCTACGGCGAGACCGAGGTGCTCGACAAGACGCCGTCGAAGTCGAAGGACGACCGCGGCGTCGTGTACGTCGAGACGCGCGGGTACAAGCAGGACGGCCTGATCGTGTGCACCTTCCGGCGGAAGGTGATGGTGCCGAAGCGCTCGTACGGGGAAACTCGGGGCGGGGAGCAGCCGGGCCGGCCGGTGCCGCACGAATGA
- a CDS encoding SigE family RNA polymerase sigma factor yields the protein MGASRDLDFSDYFAARVQRFRRVAFALCGDWHGAEDLVQAMFVQLYRRWRRVRPDTADAYARRILLNLFLAGRRKSGREYVTPSPPEAASPPGRDTPLRLDVERALAGLTPRQRAMVVLRFLEDLPVTEVASLLRVAEGTVKSQTARGVEALRTALPAPTSEEW from the coding sequence GTGGGGGCGTCGAGAGACCTCGATTTCAGCGACTACTTCGCCGCGCGGGTCCAGCGGTTCCGCCGGGTGGCGTTCGCCCTGTGCGGCGACTGGCACGGCGCGGAGGACCTCGTGCAGGCGATGTTCGTCCAGCTGTACCGCCGGTGGCGCCGGGTGCGGCCGGACACGGCCGACGCGTACGCGCGCCGGATCCTGCTGAACCTCTTCCTGGCCGGGCGGCGGAAGTCGGGGCGGGAGTACGTGACGCCGTCGCCGCCCGAAGCGGCGTCGCCACCGGGCCGGGACACCCCGCTGCGCCTCGACGTGGAGCGGGCGCTGGCCGGGCTGACGCCGAGGCAGCGCGCGATGGTCGTGCTGCGGTTCCTGGAGGACCTGCCGGTGACCGAAGTGGCGTCCCTGCTGCGCGTCGCCGAGGGCACGGTCAAGTCCCAGACGGCCCGCGGGGTCGAAGCCCTGCGCACGGCCCTGCCGGCGCCGACGAGCGAGGAGTGGTGA
- a CDS encoding sensor histidine kinase — protein sequence MIERFLERWRRLDVTARDLPLGLLFLAAAFLPAVQSHGTQLGGLPQRPFDALAFVAVGLECLPLAARRRWPAGCLAVVSLGFAVDQLRGYHSVSGAALAVALLSAGAHLGSRRRVTAVLFSIAYVPLAVVLFRLGTEPVEEFVTFYLLLVFAWGIGAWLRAARTAEAERRRRVAEDTRAAERTRIARELHDVVTHHVTAMVVQAEAARYLTAAPDRLGESLTAITGTGRRAIADLRHLLDLLNPDHGPGITPPPGGLRTLVEHAIEAGQPVEFAEEGTPSDAAGSADLVAYRVVQEALTNALKHARGNRTSVRVRHGEQEIEVAVSTAGPGSASPGGSGRGLAGLRERVGVLGGDFSADRQGTGFVVRARIPTGNRP from the coding sequence GTGATCGAGCGGTTCCTGGAGCGGTGGCGCCGGTTGGACGTCACCGCGCGGGACCTCCCGCTCGGGCTGCTCTTCCTGGCGGCCGCGTTCCTGCCCGCGGTCCAGAGCCACGGGACGCAGCTCGGCGGCCTCCCGCAGCGCCCCTTCGACGCGCTGGCCTTCGTGGCCGTCGGCCTCGAGTGCCTCCCGCTCGCCGCCCGGCGGCGGTGGCCGGCCGGGTGCCTCGCGGTGGTGTCGCTCGGTTTCGCCGTCGACCAGCTCCGCGGCTACCACTCGGTCTCGGGCGCGGCACTGGCCGTCGCGCTGCTGAGCGCGGGCGCCCACCTGGGGTCGCGGAGGCGCGTCACCGCGGTGCTGTTCTCCATCGCGTACGTCCCGCTGGCGGTCGTCCTCTTCCGGCTCGGCACGGAGCCGGTCGAAGAGTTCGTCACGTTCTACCTGCTGCTGGTGTTCGCGTGGGGCATCGGCGCGTGGCTGCGCGCCGCCCGCACCGCCGAGGCCGAACGCCGCCGCCGCGTCGCCGAGGACACCCGCGCCGCCGAACGCACCCGCATCGCCCGCGAACTCCACGACGTCGTCACCCACCACGTGACGGCGATGGTCGTGCAGGCCGAAGCGGCCCGGTACCTGACCGCCGCCCCCGACCGCCTCGGCGAGTCGCTGACCGCGATCACCGGCACCGGCCGCCGGGCCATCGCCGACCTGCGGCACCTGCTGGACCTGCTCAACCCGGACCACGGCCCCGGGATCACGCCGCCGCCGGGCGGGCTCCGCACGCTCGTGGAGCACGCGATCGAGGCCGGGCAGCCGGTCGAGTTCGCCGAGGAGGGCACGCCGTCCGACGCCGCGGGCAGCGCCGACCTCGTGGCCTACCGGGTCGTGCAGGAAGCCTTGACCAACGCCCTCAAGCACGCTCGCGGCAACCGCACCTCGGTGCGGGTGCGCCACGGCGAACAGGAGATCGAAGTGGCGGTCAGCACGGCGGGCCCGGGCAGCGCGTCGCCCGGCGGGAGCGGGCGCGGCCTGGCGGGTCTCCGTGAACGGGTCGGCGTCCTGGGCGGCGACTTCAGCGCGGACCGGCAGGGCACCGGGTTCGTCGTGCGCGCTCGGATCCCCACCGGGAACCGCCCGTGA
- a CDS encoding chromosome partitioning protein ParB produces MKETGFPRADAENDFLRARRGQVLSRLSTWLRREPDDVNIMLPFHEVVEALGYLGEHRIGLRVIKLDSIVGTVDRSRDFDRRFRPTSARVRERWERLALAARRGEEIPPIEVYRVGELHFIIDGHHRVSVAIAQGLSTIEAAVTVVRTKLDPSGIRHRGDLIVKDYRRLFLERVPLTGHARASVIVSDPWDYARLGEHVEAWGFRLMQDEGKFCDRASVAQRWFDEEFGPVVAMLRQAGLIGDRTDAEAYMWVAAERYRLIRTHRWDDEVIETLRSRRH; encoded by the coding sequence ATGAAGGAGACGGGGTTCCCCCGCGCCGACGCGGAAAACGACTTCCTCCGCGCGCGCCGGGGCCAGGTGCTTTCGCGGCTCTCGACGTGGCTGCGCCGCGAGCCCGACGACGTCAACATCATGCTGCCGTTCCACGAAGTCGTGGAGGCGCTCGGGTACCTCGGCGAGCACCGGATCGGGCTGCGGGTGATCAAGCTGGACTCGATCGTCGGCACGGTCGACCGCAGCCGCGACTTCGACCGCCGCTTCCGCCCGACGTCGGCCCGCGTCCGCGAACGCTGGGAGCGCCTGGCGCTGGCGGCGCGCCGCGGCGAGGAGATCCCGCCGATCGAGGTCTACCGCGTCGGCGAGCTGCACTTCATCATCGACGGCCACCACCGGGTTTCGGTCGCGATCGCGCAGGGACTGTCCACAATAGAGGCCGCGGTGACGGTGGTCCGGACCAAGCTGGACCCGAGCGGCATCCGCCACCGCGGCGACCTGATCGTCAAGGACTACCGGCGCCTGTTCCTGGAGCGGGTCCCGCTGACGGGCCACGCGCGGGCGTCGGTGATCGTGTCGGACCCGTGGGACTACGCGCGGCTGGGCGAGCACGTGGAGGCGTGGGGCTTCCGGCTGATGCAGGACGAGGGCAAGTTCTGCGACCGCGCGAGCGTGGCGCAGCGGTGGTTCGACGAGGAGTTCGGCCCGGTGGTGGCGATGCTGCGGCAGGCGGGCCTGATCGGGGACCGGACGGACGCCGAGGCGTACATGTGGGTGGCGGCGGAGCGGTACCGGCTGATCCGCACCCACCGCTGGGACGACGAGGTCATCGAGACACTGCGGTCCCGGCGGCACTAG
- a CDS encoding ABC transporter ATP-binding protein — MAEIVLDKVSKKYPDGALAVSEVDITIADGEFIILVGPSGCGKSTTLNMVAGLEDISSGELRIDGKRVNEKAPKDRDIAMVFQSYALYPHMSVRENMAFPLRLAKVDDKTVRAKVEEAATILDLTAHLDRKPANLSGGQRQRVAMGRAIVRNPKAFLMDEPLSNLDAKLRGQMRTSVSKIQKQLGTTTLYVTHDQTEAMTLGDRVVVLRAGYVQQIGSPQFLYDNPANLFVAGFIGSPSMNFVPATLENNELRSALGTTPLTDRVRRLVERADAPRELIVGIRPEHFEDAALVEAGQKSGGATFTAHIDVLESMGSEKFAHFTLEGETATSEELAELAADSGSSDVPGGESQVVARLSAESSAAENADLEVWYDADKIKLFDPSNGKNLTYED, encoded by the coding sequence ATGGCAGAGATCGTGCTCGACAAGGTGTCGAAGAAGTACCCCGACGGCGCCCTCGCAGTGTCCGAAGTGGACATCACCATCGCCGACGGCGAGTTCATCATCCTGGTCGGCCCGTCCGGCTGCGGGAAGTCGACGACGCTGAACATGGTTGCCGGCCTGGAGGACATCTCCTCGGGCGAGCTGCGCATCGACGGCAAGCGCGTCAACGAGAAGGCCCCGAAGGACCGGGACATCGCGATGGTGTTCCAGTCCTACGCGCTCTACCCGCACATGAGCGTCCGGGAGAACATGGCCTTCCCGCTGCGACTGGCCAAAGTGGACGACAAGACGGTGCGGGCGAAGGTCGAAGAGGCGGCGACGATCCTCGACCTGACCGCGCACCTGGACCGCAAGCCGGCCAACCTCTCCGGTGGCCAGCGCCAGCGCGTCGCGATGGGCCGGGCGATCGTCCGGAACCCGAAGGCGTTCCTGATGGACGAGCCGCTGTCCAACCTGGACGCCAAGCTGCGCGGCCAGATGCGGACGTCGGTGTCGAAGATCCAGAAGCAGCTCGGCACCACGACGCTGTACGTGACGCACGACCAGACCGAAGCCATGACACTGGGCGACCGGGTCGTGGTGCTGCGGGCCGGGTACGTGCAGCAGATCGGCTCGCCGCAGTTCCTCTACGACAACCCGGCGAACCTGTTCGTGGCCGGGTTCATCGGCTCGCCGTCGATGAACTTCGTCCCGGCGACGCTGGAGAACAACGAGCTGCGCAGCGCACTGGGCACGACGCCGCTGACCGACCGCGTCCGCCGGCTGGTGGAGCGGGCCGACGCCCCGCGTGAGCTGATCGTCGGCATCCGGCCGGAGCACTTCGAGGACGCGGCACTGGTGGAGGCCGGTCAGAAGTCCGGCGGCGCCACCTTCACCGCGCACATCGACGTGCTCGAGTCGATGGGGTCGGAGAAGTTCGCCCACTTCACGCTGGAGGGCGAAACGGCGACCTCCGAGGAACTGGCGGAACTGGCCGCGGACAGCGGTTCGTCCGACGTCCCGGGCGGCGAATCCCAGGTCGTGGCCCGCCTGTCGGCCGAGTCGTCCGCGGCGGAGAACGCGGACCTCGAGGTCTGGTACGACGCGGACAAGATCAAGCTGTTCGACCCCTCGAACGGCAAGAACCTGACGTACGAGGACTGA
- a CDS encoding lysostaphin resistance A-like protein, translated as MRLLWQLPAVAAIAFLGGQAVNAVAGNPWLTLVLGAVTAVLTVVVYRWVVRRTEQRPVTELARPATGLGWGTLVGVALFTAVIANIALLGDYEVRGWGTVTGAVGLVGFMAAAAVTEELLFRGVLFRIIEERAGTWLALVLTAVLFGLSHLFNEHATLWGALAIAIEAGGLLTAAYVATRKLWVPIGVHFGWNFAAAGLFGTEVSGNGTPQGLLDGVTSGSVAVTGGAFGPEGSLYSLLFCLLGTGAFLWLAHRRGNLVPRGGTKRVDTVTTLSR; from the coding sequence ATGAGGCTGCTCTGGCAGTTGCCGGCCGTCGCGGCGATCGCGTTCCTCGGCGGCCAAGCCGTCAACGCGGTGGCCGGGAACCCGTGGCTCACGCTGGTCCTCGGCGCGGTGACCGCCGTCCTCACGGTCGTGGTGTACCGGTGGGTGGTGCGCCGGACCGAGCAGCGCCCGGTGACGGAGCTGGCCAGGCCGGCGACCGGGCTGGGCTGGGGCACGCTCGTCGGGGTCGCGCTGTTCACGGCCGTCATCGCGAACATCGCGCTCCTCGGGGACTACGAGGTCCGCGGCTGGGGCACGGTGACGGGCGCGGTGGGGCTGGTCGGCTTCATGGCCGCCGCCGCGGTGACCGAGGAACTGCTCTTCCGCGGTGTGCTGTTCCGGATCATCGAGGAGCGCGCCGGCACCTGGCTCGCCCTGGTGCTGACCGCGGTGCTGTTCGGTCTTTCGCACCTGTTCAACGAGCACGCGACGCTGTGGGGCGCCCTCGCCATCGCGATCGAGGCCGGCGGCCTGCTGACCGCCGCCTACGTCGCCACCCGCAAGCTCTGGGTGCCGATCGGCGTGCACTTCGGCTGGAACTTCGCCGCGGCCGGCCTGTTCGGCACGGAGGTCTCGGGCAACGGCACGCCGCAGGGCCTGCTGGACGGCGTGACGTCGGGGTCGGTCGCCGTCACCGGCGGCGCCTTCGGCCCGGAAGGCAGCCTGTACTCGCTGCTGTTCTGCCTCCTGGGGACGGGCGCGTTCCTGTGGCTGGCCCACCGGCGCGGCAACCTGGTGCCCCGCGGTGGCACCAAGCGGGTCGACACCGTCACTACACTTTCCCGGTGA
- a CDS encoding TetR/AcrR family transcriptional regulator encodes MARDAGPAAPARPLRRDAELNRRRILASARVVFGQRGLEATLDDIAHHAGLGVGTVYRRFPSKEHLVEAMFAERMEEIGDLAEKALKADDAWQAFVDFTWKSIELHSGDRGLREIMLSNKFGHEHVAEEKARLVPLITQLVERAKEAGGLRADFSPTDTPLLHMMIGSVIEFTSAVEPDLWRRCLAMLLDGLRAEPGKPSKLPRPPLGVDEVDEAMSCWRP; translated from the coding sequence ATGGCACGGGACGCTGGTCCCGCCGCACCGGCGCGGCCGCTGCGGCGTGACGCTGAACTCAACCGCCGTCGCATCCTGGCGTCGGCCCGCGTGGTGTTCGGCCAGCGCGGGCTCGAAGCCACGCTGGACGACATCGCGCACCACGCCGGCCTCGGCGTCGGCACGGTCTACCGCCGGTTCCCCAGCAAGGAACACCTGGTCGAGGCCATGTTCGCCGAGCGCATGGAGGAAATCGGCGACCTCGCGGAGAAAGCGCTGAAGGCCGACGACGCGTGGCAGGCGTTCGTGGACTTCACCTGGAAGTCGATCGAGCTTCACTCGGGCGACCGCGGGCTGCGCGAGATCATGCTGTCCAACAAGTTCGGCCACGAGCACGTCGCGGAGGAAAAAGCCCGCCTGGTGCCGTTGATCACACAGCTCGTCGAACGAGCAAAGGAGGCGGGCGGCCTGCGCGCCGACTTCTCCCCGACGGACACCCCGCTCCTGCACATGATGATCGGCTCGGTGATCGAGTTCACGTCCGCGGTGGAGCCGGACCTGTGGCGCCGCTGCCTCGCGATGCTGCTCGACGGCCTGCGCGCCGAGCCCGGCAAGCCGTCGAAGCTGCCCCGCCCGCCGCTCGGGGTGGACGAGGTCGACGAGGCCATGTCCTGCTGGCGCCCCTGA
- a CDS encoding PspC domain-containing protein — MSAPVTRRLSRPHHGRMIGGVCAGLAQRWGMKPGTVRLLAVLSCLLPGPQFVAYLVLWAVIPSE; from the coding sequence ATGAGCGCACCGGTCACCCGGCGACTGTCCCGCCCGCACCACGGCCGCATGATCGGCGGCGTCTGCGCCGGCTTGGCGCAGCGGTGGGGCATGAAGCCCGGCACGGTCCGGCTGCTGGCCGTGCTGTCCTGCCTGCTGCCCGGCCCGCAGTTCGTGGCCTACCTGGTCCTGTGGGCGGTCATCCCGTCCGAGTGA
- a CDS encoding response regulator, with protein sequence MTAPIRVLVCDDQMLIRTGLVTIIGAQPDFEVAGECGDGRAAVELAGRLRPDVVVMDVRMPVLDGIEATRLLAGPGVAHPVKVLVLTTFNLDEYVYEALRAGASGFLLKDAPPEQLLHGIRTVATGAALLDPEVTRRLVGRHAARIRPAGTAPDHPLTPRELEVLRLIADGLSNAEIAAKLFISPETVKTFVSRILTKLDLRDRVQAVVYAYRHGLVA encoded by the coding sequence GTGACCGCGCCGATCCGGGTCCTGGTCTGCGACGACCAGATGCTGATCCGCACCGGACTGGTGACGATCATCGGCGCGCAACCGGACTTCGAGGTGGCGGGCGAGTGCGGGGACGGGCGGGCCGCGGTCGAGCTCGCCGGCCGGCTGCGCCCGGACGTCGTGGTGATGGACGTGCGCATGCCGGTGCTCGACGGCATCGAAGCCACCCGCCTGCTGGCCGGGCCCGGCGTCGCGCACCCGGTCAAGGTGCTCGTGCTGACGACGTTCAACCTCGACGAGTACGTCTACGAGGCCCTGCGCGCGGGCGCGAGCGGGTTCCTGCTCAAGGACGCGCCGCCGGAGCAGCTGCTGCACGGGATCCGGACCGTGGCCACCGGCGCGGCGCTGCTCGACCCGGAGGTGACGCGCCGGCTGGTGGGACGGCACGCTGCCCGGATCCGGCCCGCCGGCACCGCGCCCGACCACCCGCTGACGCCCCGCGAGCTGGAGGTCCTCCGCCTGATCGCGGACGGCCTTTCGAACGCCGAAATCGCCGCGAAGCTCTTCATCAGCCCGGAAACCGTGAAGACCTTCGTCTCCCGGATCCTCACCAAGCTCGACCTCCGCGACCGCGTCCAGGCGGTCGTCTACGCCTACCGCCACGGCCTGGTCGCCTGA